CAGAACATGAGACGGTTTTAACAAGTGCTtcaaaaaatgtttcagcatCAGCGCCATCAATCGTTTGCTGTGCACCCATAACATGCCCAGCATCCTGGTTCAGCTGATTACCTGCTGCCCTTGGAGTCGCTCTAAAGAAGGTACACATCGCACCATTGGtgcatcttttttcttttttcttttgcccttTTTCTAAAAACGAACCCGTTTTTCACTTGTCGCTCTGTCTCCGACTGAAGGCTCCGTAGAAAAGTACATCAATGGGAGCTGGCGGAAGATCCCCGACGAGGACCGCTTTAAGATACAAAAACTGGACGGTCAGGTCTGGATCGCGCTCCACAATCTGCTGATTAAAGAGGACTGCCACAGGAAATACAACTTCAACAGTTTCAACAAGAGCCAGCTTCTGAAGGTGTACTATGGGAGAGCTGTTGACTCACTGCGTCTGCCTGGCGGTTCTCTGTAAACTCGATGTGACGAGGCGAGAGCGCGCCGGATTGTTTTGACACAGATTCAGTTTTCACACGTTGCTTTGCTCGAGACGTTTCCGCCTGTTACGCACTTTCTCACCCGCTTCCTGTTGCCTCGGCCATTTGTGCAGAGGGCCTCGCGCATCCTCCTGTGATCTCAGGGTGCACGCTCCTCGGCATGTTGCAGAATATTCTGTTGACGTCGTCGTTCTTGATGTTCCGTTGTTCACACGCTGCAGCTGCGGGGCTTCCTGACAGAGGTGGTGATCGATCAGCTGCCgttcctgctggagctgcaCCGGTTCCTGGCTCACCTTGCCATCACACGCCCCGCCCCACCAAAAAAAGAGCTGGTTTTGGAACAAGTACatgttcacgcacacacacacatatctacACCGAACTACGCCCCTGTGCATTTACCATCAGTCTTTTATTGATGTATAGATCCCAGAAATACGGAACCAGATTGTGAGCGAGAACTCTGGCAAGTGGAAAGCAATAGCAAAGCATCAAATCAAAGGGGTGTTCAACCTTTCCGAAAGTGACTTGAAGATGCAGGCACGATGGTAATACTATCAGAATAACCGTTCAGTATTACAAGCGTGTCGGCGCTGAATGTACAGATAAAtcaactccatccatctgttctgcGGTGGCGAGCTAAGTCTTggttatttttctctctctccagtctgGGTCAGACATACAACATAAGTGTGATGGATATGTTACTATCTGGAAAGCCAAAGTGTGGATCCTGCGGCAAAGAAGCTTCCAAGAGATGTTCTCGTTGTCAGGAAGCGTGGTACTGTAACAGGTAACACTGATTGTCTGACATTTATCTGTTGATTTGCTCTTTAATGCTAAACACAGACGTTCTGGTCATTCTAGATCGCAATGGAAATCCCAGGATGTCTAAGGAGCTTACGTGTTTTCCCTCACTAAATGTGTGATGTCTTGTCTTTATCGTGTTGTTCTTCTCAGAGAATGTCAGGTGAAGCACTGGCCGAGACACGAGACCCTCTGCATGCTGATGGGCGGAGCCAAAGAGACCACCCAGGAGGCCCAGCACAGCTAGAGGACACCTTTAAAGACTGGATGATGAAACTCCGGCCACTTTGTGGCAAAGCAGCAAATAGGGATGAATATCTTTTTACagaattaatgaaaaaaacaaatgattgaaaatgattaaaataattaattctcTCCTCATCCATGCTGTACGAAACCATCTTAATGTGTTAATAATTTTGAAATAAGTTGAATTttcagtaataaaataaaatacgttTTTCTTGAAATAAAACTGATGATAAAGTCGAAACAGTGTGGTTTCACCAGTATTTAGAACACTTCAGAGAATATTAGTAACACATGAAGCAAAATGATAATCAGGTTGtcactaaaataaattaaagataaGGACCAAATCATTCTCACGATGGAGAAGATGCTTAAGACAGataaatagacagacagacagacagatagatagacagacagatagacatacagacagatagatagatagacagacagatagatagatagatagatagatagatagacagacagatagagagatagatagatagatagacagacagatagagagatagatagatagatagatagacagacagatagagagatagatagctagatagacagacagatagagagatagatagatagacagacagatagagagatagatagatagtgtagcaggggacaccacagggtgaaggtgctggaggccaccacagggtgtcgccctctcctggggcgcttctccttaaaaagggagcggctatTGGCCAaggtgatgccaatttcctgtcgggtgaccagattgtttgctgggcccacatgcatggtcgaagcatttgatgagctaagccggtgaatattttaatatgttgattttatatatcatgttttaggttttaaatgtgttttacttcggtgaatattttaatatgttgattttatatatcatgttttaggttttaagtgtgttttatttgatagggtctgttgaagaccggagtgatttgagctcggattcgtaagggttgaatgactgggcgtgggagaacgacgcctcaggtatgcggtcttttaaagttttaggcatatcttattaaatgtgttttaacaaataatgatgttgtatttgttttggttgtttcagtgttcatgtcgccgctgcctgctgtctttttgtattaagtttagttcgagttttgttttgagttagtccgctcagtgtcgtacatctgtgttttgtttattgtgtaagcttgtacgagcggactaactctcttacctatttttatttttgtttgtttattcttttgtttcattcttttcttttgttttgtcacttccctcccttgtatcccgttagcactccaatacccaccatacccgatcctatttttacgtgtggttttattagtgcatgggtttgtggtgtgttgcttttaagtttgcagtgagttggagtgttgacgttgcgggtttcttccgccttgtagtgcggtgctattcggggtggactggggactggcaggcaatacgggataaggtgaagagtgactttccatctgtcattttgtaataaatgctggtaacccttcgtcattgtgcttgtccctttgtgctccccgtaacaatagatagacagacagatagagagatagatagatagatagatagatagacagatagagagatagatagatagatagatagacagacagatagagagatagatagatagacagacagacagacatacagacagagagatagatggacagacagacagatagatagatagatagatagatagatacacagatagatagatagacagacagatagacagagcaccattttgcatgtgtgtttgctcgTGTTCGTGCAGTTGTGCTAAATTAATGCCAGATCCAGGTCGCTTCGGTCCGGGGGGGGGACTTTGCACGCCCACTCAGCTGCGCTCCCCGCTCGCTGatctgctctgctgctccctCTGGGTGAGGAGGATCAGAAGATGGTGCGTGTCGTGCGTGGAGCTCCGTTACACTCATGACCCAGTCGAACCGAGCCGTGAGGATGGAGGATTATTCCCAGAGACGCCGCAGTGATTCGGAGCGGGTGTGAACGCTGCGGAAAGTTCTCCTCGGATGGAAGACGCGCTCGGACAAATGCAGCGCCGCCGCGGGCTGCTTTCTTCTCCCGCTTCGGTGAGTCGCTTCAGACCCGTTCTGTTCGTGTCTGTTCTGCGACGCTTGTAAAACATTCACCATCCGACGGCTTCATTTGATTAACTTCTCGTTGCGTGAGATGTTAAAGCCGCTCTTGTGTCTCCGGGACCGCACTTACCTCCACACTTATTCTGGTATGGAGACCTTTATCCCGAGCCCCGCTGAAATATAACGGCGCGTTtgtgtcacaaacacaaacgcttCACAGCAAAAAGGAACATTTTGCAGGACTTGGGAGGGATGGACGCATGGCGTGGTTTGCGTAAACCCTCGTGTTCTGCACCGAAACGTCACTGGAACACTGAACTGGGTGAACTGGCCTCAGAGCTGCGTTCTCTCTTTGTGGCCTACTTTCAACAAGGGGTCGGAAACATTCCTCAGAGTTCTGGCTCCATATTTACATCGTGGCATTCTGTAATTTGTTGGCTATACGGATCTATATGATGATCCCACCGCATCCCCAAAGGGTCCCTGTTGGATGGAGACCCGGCGACCGCGGAGGCCATCGGACTACTAGTGAACTCACTGGTCCCTGTTGGATGGAGACCCGGCGACCTTTGACACCATCCTATTGGACAGACTTGTCACCATATCAATTGATAACTCTTCCATTACCGCTTCCCCTCAGGTTCAGGTTATGAGTGTCATCCTCAACAGCAAACTCTCCttcacatcccataataacacCACGACCCATTCCCCATTACATCAGccacctctgcccccccccctttatagTGCACAGTCTCGTCGCCTTTAAACTTCGATTGCAACGTCCTTCTGTTCGGGCTACTTTGCAAAAATACTCCAtaatagatttctttttttttaaagtgatccagaagtTTTCTGGGAGGTAACAGGgtgctactgtgtgtgttttattttggtggtCAGTGATAAAGGAGGGAGCCAGGCCCTGAGAGGAACAATGTCTTGGGAGGAGTTTATCGAGCTCCGTGACTTGAGGTCCGCCAAAGACCAGATAGAGCTGACGGGCACGTCTTCGCCCTGCTCACCGCCACGCCTGGAAAGAGCAAACGCCCTGAGGATCAGCCCTGGGAAGGTGTCCGATCTACTGAGCCGGGTGGGCATCATCCGAGTCCAGAGCAGCGCCCACGACCCCCAGCCCACTGAGGAGAACGGGGAGGGACACAACTTCCAGCCCTGCAGCCACGCCCAGCCGACATGGTGTGACCTTTGTGGGGACTTCATCTGGGGACTGTACAAGCAGAGCCTGCGCTGTGCCAGTGAGTTGACTTGCATATAGGCTGCTGGCGTGTACGTGCGATTGCCTCAGCATCTGCCTGTTCAGAAATGTGAGAAAAGCTGCGCGCCGCCTGTTAGCTCGTAGAAATCCAAAGAAGTCGTAAATGTCCGTCCCGTTGTCTTTTAGCAGCGTATTGGACGGAATGACGTCAAATACGTGTGCATTTGTTTCCGGCGCATTTTGGTTTGGACATGTTCTCGAGTCACAGGCTAGTTTTCTCCGCTTTTTACAGGAGTGCAACGTGAAATCTGCATAGAAATAGACCGCATAGACTTCACGCCGTGCTTCTACCTCCTCATCGATGTACAATCTCGCTCTGCAATAATGCACGTTCATCACAGATAAGGTTTTGTGGCGTGTTTATACATTTACAATGTGCTTGTCTGAACTCTGCGACCTGCAGATTGCAGATTCACGTGCCACTACCGGTGTCGCTCGCTGATCCAGTTGGACTGCAGCTGGGACCGAGGCTCTGTCGGCGACCTCACCTGCGCCATTGAGTACGCCATAGAAACGGACACCAATGTGGTAAGGACCTTTTGTTCATCGTCACAGTCAAATGTGTGAGAAGTCActacttgctttttttttattaccataTGTTATAACAAGGCAGAGATTATGTACGGTAGCTCACAGAGGTCTCGTTGCACTGCCTGCTGCAGGTTGTGATTTCACCAGAATTCTCCTAAAATCAAATGATTTGTTTCACGGCTGAAAAATAGGAACCACTTTCCACGCCACTAAGTGTACAGCCTTCACTAAAATCCAATCCCCGCACAGATTTGTATAATTAAAGGCAACCTGACACTGCCTGCATTAATTCAATGTGCCTAAAGCCATCATGCATGGAACATTTAAAAGAACTGAGAGGATGTTTCAGGAAGCAATCCTGCTTCACTGGACCTCAGAACTGCAATAAAAGGTTGTTCAATAGTGAAACGTTGGCATACAGGTTCATCTATGTCAGAAACAAGGTACAACAATGAGAAGCATACGACGTGATTTACTTTTTAGCCCcatcttttttttagtttaggggaataaaaacattttgatataCACTGTATACCAATCAGTCATGGCATTGATCAGGGGTGATCTTccgtccttccatccatccgtctgtctttAACTGCtcatccggggccgggtcgcggaggcaaccgtctgagcagggatttcccagacttccctctccccagacaactcctctagctcttccgggagAATCCCGAAGGTGATcctcaaatgaatgaatgaatgatctggCATCTATACATCTAAGATGCTTTTATGTTCTTTTATGAGGAGAATCAAGTTGAAAGGCCAGTAGTAGTTGTTCAAGGCAGCAGGGTTTGTTACTCCTTCTGTCAAACACTTTCTTCTTATCGAAGATGACTGGAATGTAAAAGCTCGTGCGCTACTGCCGTGTTTTACTGGCGCTCAGGCTTAGGCCTTGTTAGCCAGTTACAAACAGGCCCACAGATATAAACAAGCCGTGCAGAACAACAAAGACATGATCAATATGTTCTGTTTGGGTGCCGCAGCCTCCAACCTCATTCACCAAACTCAGGTTGCGAGGACAAATCTGGGAGCTATTTAGTAACGTCTTCACCAGTTTGACGCATGTGACCTTGTGACATTCTTCGTGTTATCGCGTGGATCTTTTTCAAGGGTAGGGTGTGGTTGGGATACTTGGAGATGATGAAATGGAAAAAGGAGACTCCGTATCGCCGCGCCTGAGATTCACGACGACTTTCACCACAGCTTTATGTCAGCTTATATCTTTATTTAACACCGCTGAGAGCCGCTTGTTTACAGTAACatgaatataaacatttatACCAAGAATAATGACGCGAGTCTCAAAGTAAAAGGATCTTACTCCGATGGCGCgatagcaacaacaaaaaagtaaaacaaataaccCGTAACGTAAAAAGACAGCCATTCATGCTCACTATTCTAACACGCCAGCTCCCCACAGAAAGCCCCTTTTTTAGTGgcaatcgaacccagaaccttctctCAAACGAACTAGattcaaaacacaaatgtaacttCAGTTGCTGGAACATTTAATGACGTCCTGTGATGTCGATTCGTTTAACATCTTCCTCGTGATTCGAGGAATAATGAACCTCATGTTCTCTGCGTGAGGGAGGCGGACGGTCAGTCAGTTCCGTCGTCACGTGACTCGGGACGTCGCGCGAGGTTAGctgggatgagggggggggggggagggacgaGATCTATGCTATTCGCCCGCCTCGTCCAATCGCGACGAGCCGCGGTGGTTCTGTGTATTTTCCAAACTCAACGGAATGGGGCGGGGGcggaagcggaagcgaggggcGGGGCGGAAACGAGGGGCGGGGCGGCCGGGCCGGGCCACATCCTGTTCCACACAGGCTTGGTTGTTGACGCACTGGAAACGTGGCTGCTCCGTGAACTTCTTGGGAGAGTATCTTATTGTTGATTAAACTCCTTTATCAGCGCGCTACAGAAGTATTTGTTCGCCTTAGAGATTATTTAAGCGTCGGAACTCGTGAATATTCCCGCTCGTAGTGCTATTTTAGCCCGCTAATTGACTTCAGCACCTTCAGTCGcgggtttttatttatttattttaactaagTTTTAAGGCTCGTCCGTCATGTCGAGCGAAACTAGCAGCGCGGACAAAAGCCCGTCCTTCGAGAAGACGTGGGGCAGCTCCGCGAGCAGCGGCTACTGCAGCGAGGAGGACTCGGACTCCGGGCTGGAGCAGTACTTCACCGCCAGGACATCGTTCTTCCCCAGAACCCGgaaagctaacgctaacgctaatgctaacgcgaAACAGGTGAGCCTTTGAAGTCGGGCTTTAATACATGTCAGTGTAAGTCAAACAGGAGGTACTCGCGCAGTTTATTTTCTCTTCCTAATATATCTGTGCCATTTTAATGCTGTTTAAAGGTGTTTCATTTGGGGGTTCTTCCGGGCCACGCTTATGGCGCTCCGCTCCGGTGCTTGTTTAAAGCTAAGCCGCCGTTGTTCCCTCTAGTTTTCGGTGGACGGACATTTAAACGTGGGTCTGACCCGCAGCCGAACTCATCCCAACCCGAATGTCATGTTTGGTGACGCAAACCAGCTTCTCAGGTTTCCGGCCGGGACTCCCACGAACACAAACATCCGCGTCACCCACACCCACGCAGGGATCGGCTCTATTATGAAATAaatcggacccccccccccccctcagaggccTTTCATGGTTCTTGTTTGGTTTCAATGGAAGCCTGTGGTCTGTCCAAGTATTGCCACTTATTGATCTGTTTAGCTCCAGACCCCCGATGCTTGCGACTTTTGCTTCTCTCACTTTTCATTGTACAGTTGTATGCAGGATAGACTTTGCATATTTGTATATAAAATGCTTGTTTACACAATCAAATAAAGTATCTGCgcagattcatgtaaatatagAGATTCTTGAATTGTATTCCAGAATAGATTGTGCTGCCTCGGAGCTTCCTCGTTCTATCGCAGGAAATACAACTGATCAGTGGAAACAGGAAAGAAGCCACAATTGGGCAAATGTCATTCAGACCCCAGAGGCCGTCTGCGCATGACTTAAACACGACTGGGAGCGATGCGGTCGATGAGGCTGCTGACTTCACAGGATGCGCCTGtgaaacaagggggggggggggggggggcgttctctCTCCCGCTTACAGCAGCGTCACGGAGGGAGAAGCTATTTTTACACGATTACCAAAGTGAGGAATGCGATGCAGTCTACGCTAACAGCTgcacgttgccccccccccccctcttccctctGTTTACCCCTCCCTCACCAAACGATCGGGGCAGTCCAACTGGATCGGGTCGGGCTGACATCGTCTCCCGCCTCTGCTACGGCGTCAGGACGCTGGGAGTCTGGTGCAACTGGTCCTTGCTGTCGGACGCGGCGGCGTGTCATGGAAAATTAGCAAAACCTTTAGCAAGGTGTCTGTTGTAGTCTTCTAAAGGACGTTGGAGCAATCCATGTCTTTGGGAGAGAAACGCTGAATTTATTACACACCTCAGAGAtttgttaaaatgaatgaactcaTTGGCAGTTCCTTCATAGTTTAGTACACACAGGATATTCATACAGCAGTAGCACATTTGAAATATGTACGTATATATAATACATAATCTCAAGCCCGTATTCCTATCCTCTCTGAATTGTTTGAAGTTGGTGTTCAGTTGTAGTTTTTAAGTGTTCACTGGCACCTGCTGGCTAAACGGTGTAACTGCACTGTCTTCCAGGATGAACGACCTGAATGGGGGAAGCAGGAGTTGAGCGCTGCAGACATTCAGCAGAAGATAAAGGAATACAATGCTCAGATCAACAGCAATCTGTTCATGAATATGGCGAGTAGAAATCGTTTCTGCATCGATGTATTTTAATGGAAGAGTGTTTTTATCTTGTCTAACATTGTATTTTCCTCAACAGAACAAGGATGGTTCCTACACCGGCTTCATAAAGGTTCAGTTCAAGTTGGCACGGCCTGTGTCTGTCCCGCCGCCAAAGAAGGGAGGGCGGGATGCTGGGGGCAGGAAGACTGCTGGGGTGAAGCGCCGCACCTCTTTCTACATGCCCAAAGATGCATCCAAGCACCTGCACATTAGCTCACGCACTTCCGCTCGCGAGGTCATTGAGGCTTTGTTGAAGAAGTTTACCGTGGTGGACAATCCGGGAAAGTTCGCTCTGTTTGAGCGCAGTGAGCGTGAGGATCAAGGTATCACTTCCTTTTTCGACCTTTAGCTCCAGCAGCGTTTGATAGTCTGTACATTCAAACTTCCTGCCTCCTTTCAGTTTACATTCGCAAGCTGTCCGATGCTGAGCGTCCGATCCCTCTGCGTCTGCGTGCCGGGCCCAACGAGAAAGTCCTCAGCTTTGTTTTGAAGGAGAATGAAACCGGAG
Above is a window of Brachionichthys hirsutus isolate HB-005 unplaced genomic scaffold, CSIRO-AGI_Bhir_v1 contig_1443, whole genome shotgun sequence DNA encoding:
- the LOC137915060 gene encoding zinc finger MYND domain-containing protein 10-like — its product is MDIRVILPVEAETFVQSLETFSLKEVGSARWLKQHESIEKLNMQAILSASADDEFVKDLLVSHTKIHVLVHEMILIEVWKDNVFPILCRLQDFNPTHTFQLYMVLHHEGTIINLLETVMFHKESHEAADDSVLDLVEYCHRKLTLLASKASTAGVAACDPRNDMAEKAVSSIEELQTMRVALEFQISLKAVSVLCYITGHTESISAINRLLCTHNMPSILVQLITCCPWSRSKEGSVEKYINGSWRKIPDEDRFKIQKLDGQVWIALHNLLIKEDCHRKYNFNSFNKSQLLKLRGFLTEVVIDQLPFLLELHRFLAHLAITRPAPPKKELVLEQIPEIRNQIVSENSGKWKAIAKHQIKGVFNLSESDLKMQARCLGQTYNISVMDMLLSGKPKCGSCGKEASKRCSRCQEAWYCNRECQVKHWPRHETLCMLMGGAKETTQEAQHS
- the LOC137915053 gene encoding ras association domain-containing protein 1-like, translated to MSWEEFIELRDLRSAKDQIELTGTSSPCSPPRLERANALRISPGKVSDLLSRVGIIRVQSSAHDPQPTEENGEGHNFQPCSHAQPTWCDLCGDFIWGLYKQSLRCANCRFTCHYRCRSLIQLDCSWDRGSVGDLTCAIEYAIETDTNVDERPEWGKQELSAADIQQKIKEYNAQINSNLFMNMNKDGSYTGFIKVQFKLARPVSVPPPKKGGRDAGGRKTAGVKRRTSFYMPKDASKHLHISSRTSAREVIEALLKKFTVVDNPGKFALFERSEREDQVYIRKLSDAERPIPLRLRAGPNEKVLSFVLKENETGEVNWDAFSMPELKNFLRILQREEDEHIKQIVRRHALARTKMHEALAGSTPG